The Syntrophobacterales bacterium genome window below encodes:
- a CDS encoding O-acetyl-ADP-ribose deacetylase: protein MEKRIEAIKADITRLTVDAIVNAANSSLLGGGGVDGAIHRAAGPELLRECRLLNGCKTGQAKLTRGYKLPAKYVIHTVGPVWRGGVAGEPELLASCYAECLRIAAEKQLKTLAFPAISCGIYGYPVEQAVRVALKTVAEFLETDETLERVSFVCFNEQILAAYQKRLKELGWEASMK from the coding sequence ATGGAAAAGCGAATCGAAGCAATTAAAGCGGATATTACAAGACTTACGGTAGATGCGATCGTCAATGCCGCCAATAGTTCGCTGCTGGGCGGCGGGGGGGTGGATGGCGCGATCCACCGGGCCGCAGGGCCGGAGCTGCTCCGGGAATGCCGTTTGCTCAACGGCTGTAAAACCGGTCAGGCCAAACTTACGCGAGGCTATAAACTCCCGGCAAAGTATGTCATCCATACAGTGGGCCCCGTATGGCGGGGCGGAGTTGCCGGCGAGCCGGAATTACTGGCTTCGTGTTATGCCGAATGCCTGAGAATTGCGGCGGAAAAACAGCTAAAAACGCTGGCGTTTCCCGCAATCAGTTGTGGAATCTACGGCTATCCAGTGGAACAGGCGGTCCGGGTGGCCCTGAAGACCGTAGCTGAATTTTTAGAGACGGATGAGACGCTGGAGCGGGTGAGCTTCGTCTGCTTCAATGAACAGATCTTGGCGGCTTACCAAAAGCGCCTCAAGGAGCTGGGCTGGGAGGCCTCAATGAAATGA